tctacgcaccaggggtcctcagcacttcccggaacagaGCTCAACAcatctgttcctttttcgcggtcgaggcaacagccacaatctggtttgcttgcgctttctgacctggtggacaatattttaaatgctttaaatataaatgaccctcttaaaagcatagtattatgtttgctcccgattgtgagaacatttttgaaagaaaaatgtggttttttagcagcgttcatttccctcgatgcctgattcagtgtaagaggtcaaggatttgaccactgtaatacagtggaattgcagaagcatcatccctaaactagatcaatttaaatttttcattcatagttctaactgtgatgtattttccctctgtgaaacatggctttcttcagccgacgaactgaatttccacgatttcaacattattcgcctcgatcgaaatgactcgtttggtggcgtactattggggatcaaaaaatgccacgccttctatagagtcactctcccatcgatgacaggcattgaagttgtcgcttgccagacacaaatcaatggcaaagacctctgcattgcctcgatatatattcctccaagaactatggttggccgccatcagttttttgatatcatcgaggcactgccggagccgcggctaatcttaggtgacctcaactcccatgaaacagcatggggttcactctacgatgacaaccgtgccattttgatttatgatctgggTGACAActtcaaacttacagttttgaatactggggaagcaaccagaatagccaatcctcctgcacgggcaagcatgctagacatatctctatgctcttcttcgttatccctggattgcatgtggaaggtaatccaagatccccaaggtagtgataataattttatcgatcgctaatgaatcaagctctcgtagtcagtcaatatttcggatgacctcacgaagaatattgactggagaacatttgcggaaataatatctgaagcaattgtttcaatgcatgaacttcctccactcgaagagtatatctttatatcgagtttgatttacgaaagcgcacttcaagctcaaaagaaacgtgtaccggctaccactttccgacgtcgtcctccatcactttggtgggacaaggagtgttcaaaggtctaccttgaaaaatcatccgctttcaaaaaattcagagttatgtttgttctttgaacaaacgagtttttaaaaaacactTTATTATTCACTTTTCTTAAAGTCAAATACTTAAACCTCACTGCACCGATCTACACGCGAAAAAGAGGTTGAGCCACATGGCGCTAACTCTTTTATAGCCTAAAAATGCTGATTATTAGTTTTAGCTATCAACTCGTTCATTGGCGCGAAACGTGGCGTGATGCGCCTGTTGCTTTTCCTGACGGCTTCCCCCTGGGATGAAAGTCGTCCTCGGCTTTCTGTTTTCTGGATTTATGCTTGCGGTACCATAGTGATCTTCGGGCGAGTTTGTCTGTTAGGTTCCGATGGTTCTTCCGGGTTCTGATGACTTTGAAGTTCCTCTAGATGCGACATTGATGATCTCGATGGGAGTCTATTCCAGATCCAAAATGATAGAGCTACgatgaaaataattgttattgTTGAACCGAATCCAAACGATGTCCACCCAAAGAGTTCGAGTTTCCATTGGATGTTATCTGTCCTTAGATTGATGTGTTTGATATGACCACGTTGTTCCAGATGTAACTTCTGTAAGTATTCTATAGGGAATTTGTTTGTAATCGTAGTAAAATTTACCGTCAATCCCGTTGTTGGAACGAATGATGCCAGTTGAACTTCTTTATTAATGTTGGAGTACATTTCGTCGTTGATAAAAAGTGTGCAGTTTGAAAACTGTACGAGGAAAGATCCCTTAAGTTTTCTATGATTCAATGAGCAGTTcgatgttattgatatttccgCGTCATTGATAATCACGTTTGAGTCATCGACTCGTTTGATAATACCATTGGTGTAGGTTCTTTCCATTGGGCATGTAGCTGATTCACCTCTCATCAATTGTTGAATGCATTTGGTTATTGGTTCAAGCTGCGTACTTGAGCATACATAGACGTTTCTACTCATTTCGCAGAGGGATTTTAGCGCAAAAGATGACGGACCTTGTAGATAATAGTTGGTTGAGATGGATATACGGGAGTTATTGAAGATAACTGGTTCGATGAAGTTGAGATCATATTCAGCATCCTTGATTCGTGGTACCTTCAGTATGTAGGCAATGGATTCCTTGGATGAAACCACGTATGCACTAGCGAAGTCCAAGGCTCCTGCTATAAAATTGTTTCCTTCCAGAAGATGATGAATTCTCGTGATTTCCTCTGCATTGATAATTCTGCTGCTTGGGATGTTGTGTTGAGCCAAAACTATTGCCTCCTCTAAATCTTCTAATTGTTGTGTGAGTTCATCTAAGCAAAAGAGCAAACCTACTGATCTGAAATCCTTATCGTTTTTCAATGCTGTATTATTCAGTATTATTGTTACGTTATTCACTTTTTCTGTTAATTTATTAATTCTGTCTTCGAATATGTGATTAATTTTGATTTGCTTTTCATTCGCATTTATCAGACTATTTGAAGTTGAGTTTATAATCCTTAAATCTTCTGCATCGGGGCTACCTGAAATGTACTTCCAAAGTGAACCTAGTTTTTCCCATCTTCTAACTCTAGTAGAGggttttaatttcaaaaatgtctGTTCTAGTTTCGttactttagtttgaattaATACGCTTAGGAAATCAGCTGAATCTATATTTGTTTTTGCATGATATAAAAGTGTTTCAACAGAGTTTTGTAATTTAATGAGATCTACTCGGTGCAGTATCCTAAAATAATTGTTGCTTACATAAGCTTTTCCTAAATGTATGATTGCTACCGGGCTCTTGTCTAAATCGTGTACTAAAATTTTGCCATTCGTCGTTGTCCAAAGCCAGAGCCATAGTCTGTAATAGAAAAGTCTGTGTCTTAGTTATCTGTAAAGTTTTTCTTAATgtgttttttatgtgttttaattCCGGCCTGGTCGGTTACTGTTTTTTCTGTCTCATTTGTAATGTCTATTAGTCTGTATCTATGTCCTCTAGGTGTGGGCTTAGCTTTGCCTTTCACCAATAATCTTTGTTTGTTTAGTTGTTTGAATTCTTCTTTAGTTACTAAAggtattttcgaattttgtttgtgtgccTGATTCGTTAATGAGTCCTTTGCGTTTtgtaatgttttttgttttgataggTTGATTTCTATTGGATTGAGAGAACTACAAGTGCCGAAAATAACTTCTCTCGGTTTTAAATTTATTGACGAATGTTTGGTTTCGTTATAAATCGCTGTGATCATGGCAAGACCTTCGTATAAATTTAGATTCTCTACTTTTTTCTGATTGGCCATGTACATTTCTAGCAAAGTACTGTGGAATCGTTCCACGATACCATTACTGTCACTGCAGCTGGCAAAATGCAAGGAGATGccataattttccaaaaattctttGAATCTTGAATTTCGAAAGCTTGTGGCTTGATCACAAGTAATTAATTTGGGAATGCCAAACGTTTTGAAGTATTTTATTAGTGTTTCTTGAATTTCATCTGTTGTCTCATGCATGATCTTGTAAATCTGTGCAAATTTTGAGAATGAATCTACAACAGTAAGAAATTTTTCAGTCTCCTTTATAAAGACATCTATGAAAACATTTTCGAATGGTCCATTGTAGATTCGTCTAGAATGAGGTATAACGAATGGTCTTCGTTCGTACTTAGCAAATTTACAAGATTCGCAGTTTTTGACGAACTCTTTCACTTTAGCCAACATGCGGGGAAAGAAGACTGACTTCTGTACTTCCTCGTATGTTAGTTTGTATCCACGATGATTGAAGCTGtgacattttcttataaattcgtTCTGATCGGTACCTGAAATTAAATCTGGAAGTTTGATATTAGTTAAAtgaactttaatatttttaaaatttgtatcGATAATGTGTTGGCACATTCGGGCAATATTCAGGTCGGCAAAAATACCATTTAGTTTCGTCGGATCTAAGTGTCTTGTCAGAATGTCTTTTATGTCGTCTTCCGTATAGTCAGGTTTGTGAAATACATGACGAAAATGGTTTGGAAAAACCATACACGCAAGGTATGGACTCTTTGCAGCATCATCTGCTCTGTAAATAAGTAGTTGGTTCGCATATTTATTAATGATCTCTGGTCCATAGATCGGGTCATTATCGAAAAATTGATTAGATAGTTCTTCGTTTAGGTTCAATTCTGTGCGTGGAATCCTTGAAAGGCCATCAGCAACAACGTTTTGCTTGCCCTtcttataaattattttaaaatcaaaTTGTTCCAATTGTCTTGTAACTCTTCCCGTGGAATCTGTTAACTTTAATTCCTTTGTAAGAGGTTCGTGATCCGTATAAATCGTGAACTCTCTACCATAAAGGTACGGTCTAAAGGTTTTGGCAGCAAAATAAATGGCCAAAAGCTCTTTCGCCGTGGCTGAATACTTTTCTTCAGCTCTGCTCAATGTCCTGGATAGGTATGCAATAGGCCGTTCCTTTCCGTCATGTAATTGAGCTAGAACTGCCCCAATGGCAACATTTGatgcgtccgttgtaagaataaaCGGATTATCGAAGTTAGGGTAAGCCAAAAGTGTTTCTGTTGTCATGATTGTTTTTAGCTCTTCAAATGCTCTCTCGTAATCATGATCAATAtcgatgattttatttttacctCTGAGTTTTGAAGTCATGGGTTTTGCAATATGGGCGAATTTAGGAATGAATCGTCTATAATAACTTATAGTTCCGAGGAACGATTTTAATTCTTTGGAGGTTTTTGGTAGAGGCCAAGACTTTATAGCCTCTATCTTATTAGGATTGGGTTTTACCCCGTCTATTGTGACGACATGTCCTAGGAAAGCTACTTCCTTTCGAAGGAAGTCGGATTTGTCACATTGAATTTTCAAGTTCGCATCCCTAAGGGTTTGGAGAACTTTTTTGATGTCCTCTAAATGACTTTGAAGATTAGTACTGTAAATGATgatgtcgtccatatagacgaaacaTCGGATCCCTAAATGTTTTCTCAACACTGTATCCATAAGACGCTGAAAAGTCGCAGGCGCGTTTTTCAGTCCAAATGGCATACGAAGAAACTCGTACTTGCCATTATCAATATTGAAAGCGGTTTTCGGGATGTCTTTAGGGTCGACTTCAATCTGGTGGAAACCACTAGCTAAGTCGAGCACTGTAAAATACTGAGCTTTTCCTAGTCGGTCTAAGATTTCGCTCACCTCAGGAATCGGATATCGATCCGCCggggttttttcattcaattttctataATCGACAACAATGCGATATTTTCGTTTCCCAGAGTTGTCGAGTTTTTTCGGTACGACCCAGATGGGGGAGGTCCATTGTGAAGAGGATTCTCTAATTATACCGTTTTCCAACATTTTTGTAATTTGGGTTGAAACTTCCTTACGGAGGTGGTAAggatatttatatgttttttgaTGGATGGGTTTTTCATCCGTTGTATTAATAGAATGCTTTACCTCGTGTGTAAAGGTTAGCTTTTCATCATCCGCAAAGAATACGTCTTTGAATGATCTGAGTGTTTTGATCAAAGCATTTTTCTCTTCGTTATTCAGGTGTT
The Toxorhynchites rutilus septentrionalis strain SRP chromosome 2, ASM2978413v1, whole genome shotgun sequence genome window above contains:
- the LOC129765963 gene encoding uncharacterized protein LOC129765963 codes for the protein MPSNRSSEIEQLQATVAELQEMLLSSGRQFDNYRLPDPIRNMSEFTGIKKELPAWLEELEEIYQMYLVKGEHNAPDTIPSHYMRAIKNKIKGDARTVLCANGNPNTIPGIKRVLSEIYGDQKDLATNLSHLFHMKRGDRNNHKFYTDVKELSTKIKMNLSLNPLQTNDLIEILIVTKYLDNIGEPLASIIRQSKPTTLEDAYQSVCINQNAEVRNRPSYSKFPRQKDNYKDKPNSNGETKSNPPRFKPAAKPFHKNKAEVHNNEVNDDTDNDKDNDDDDDTLTDSTGRVTRQLEQFDFKIIYKKGKQNVVADGLSRIPRTELNLNEELSNQFFDNDPIYGPEIINKYANQLLIYRADDAAKSPYLACMVFPNHFRHVFHKPDYTEDDIKDILTRHLDPTKLNGIFADLNIARMCQHIIDTNFKNIKVHLTNIKLPDLISGTDQNEFIRKCHSFNHRGYKLTYEEVQKSVFFPRMLAKVKEFVKNCESCKFAKLWLWLWTTTNGKILVHDLDKSPVAIIHLGKAYVSNNYFRILHRVDLIKLQNSVETLLYHAKTNIDSADFLSVLIQTKVTKLEQTFLKLKPSTRVRRWEKLGSLWKYISGSPDAEDLRIINSTSNSLINANEKQIKINHIFEDRINKLTEKVNNVTIILNNTALKNDKDFRSVGLLFCLDELTQQLEDLEEAIVLAQHNIPSSRIINAEEITRIHHLLEGNNFIAGALDFASAYVVSSKESIAYILKVPRIKDAEYDLNFIEPVIFNNSRISISTNYYLQGPSSFALKSLCEMSRNVYVCSSTQLEPITKCIQQLMRGESATCPMERTYTNGIIKRVDDSNVIINDAEISITSNCSLNHRKLKGSFLVQFSNCTLFINDEMYSNINKEVQLASFVPTTGLTVNFTTITNKFPIEYLQKLHLEQRGHIKHINLRTDNIQWKLELFGWTSFGFGSTITIIFIVALSFWIWNRLPSRSSMSHLEELQSHQNPEEPSEPNRQTRPKITMVPQA